The Colius striatus isolate bColStr4 chromosome 8, bColStr4.1.hap1, whole genome shotgun sequence genome includes the window CCTGTACCTATCTTACCAAGCCCAGTTTTGCCTGCTAAGCACAAAAATGCACTTTCATTTTGCACTGGTGCACCAGATAATGTTCACCATACCCTAAAATTGATCTAGAAGACTCAGTAATAGGTTAAGTCCTGAAGACATAAGCTTTGACAGGAGTCTTGAAGGAACACTAGAAATGTAGCTTCAAGAGTCCTCTGCTGAAAATTATCAGCAAAAATCTGCACAGAGACTAGAACTAAGTGTTAACTCTCTAGAGTCACACAGCTCTATAAAGCCCAACACTTGATTCTGTAGCATTTACTTTGCTACAGACTGTGGCTGTGTCCAGTACTGTGCATGTCACATACTGCAAAGAACATCCTCACTTGAATACTCAGTATTGGAGAGTGCTGATACCCCAATGTAACAATTCATTTGTTCAGTCTCTGATGACCAAGTTACAAGTTtgactgtcctcaaatcaaacACAGCAACATAAAATTCATATATTTCAGATTTATAATAGTCTATCCCTTTAGACTCTGCAGTCACATCAGCATGCATTCATACTTATCCCTAGGAACTTATACGAATGAAAATAAGAACTTCTCAAATTTCAAAAGGCTGCTATTAAACATGGCCAAGAGCATTTTGCATCCCCTGACCAGGCAGTTTTGTCTCTGAAGTAATTTctggcaaaggaaaaacaactaaTTAATTTCCTGTAATGCAATACCATCAAATTAATTAGACCATACATTGGAATTTCATTTccattacattatttttagtGCTGAATATACACACGGAAATACTGTTACCAGAAATTCAATTACCAAgtataaacagcagaaaaattacTGAAGATCTGAAATCTAAAAATAGTAGTCGTATCTACTAGAATAGCAGAGTAAGTGTCAACATGGAAATTTtgtatcatttttattttccaacacTCCTTGACTTTACAATGTTAAAACTCGGGTTAAAGACGTAAAGTTTCCTGGATTTTTGAACCCCAGTAAAAACAGCTTTAGCATTTTTCAGGAgttggaaaatgaagaaatgctacttttgtctcttaaaggaGTCTTGccaatttacttttaaattgtTCACTGCTGAAATATTCAAAGCTGAAAGACTGAAGTTTTCCACAGATGAAGGCAGGATGATGAAATGCTTACTTAAGCTAATTAAATTACAACATCCTGGAAAAGACATGCACTCTTTCAAGTCTGTGGGGTCTTGCTAAATTGTTCAACCACCTTGCAGCAGAAAGCTATAGTATAGCTTCAGTATGGTACATAAACACATTTCTCAATACAACTGAATAGGGCAAATAATATCAAAGTAGAAATAAAAACCCTGTACATATTTTTGCAAGAAGTCTTGTTGAGATGCAATGTATATGTTCAGCtagtaagaaaaatataaaccaGGGAGACTGGTTTCCTTTATGCAGTTCTGCTGTGCCTAGGATAGACTGTTTCAAATGATGTGTAGCCAAATGGTTCCAGACTCTGGAATTTTTCTACCCCACTGCCAACTTTGTGCAAGTAAACTTTGCTTTGAAGTTCTGTAGACAGAATATTTCACTTATTCCCCAGCCTCATCTTTTCTTGCACATATGCAAGTCATTTTCAACACAATATTAAAGTTGcaatcactgaaaaaaacccacaaacttaTCAAAACTCACACTTCAGGGTATAAATTGATTTTGCCAAAGAATGTAAAAATGAACTTCACCATAACTCCAATCTAATACACACAAACTCTACAAAAGAATGTATCACATTCAACTGGGGTTTAAACTCTTATTTGGGCATTTCATTTGTCAAGCTTGCTCAAAGTCAGGGTCATATCCCCCAAAGGCAGTTTAGGTATCTCGGTTTTTTAGCAGAATGATAGCATTAACTCCTTTTCCCTGAGAGCAAGCTATCTGGATATTAGCTTACTTGCAATGATACAACATGTTTCAACTTTTAATAACATGCAAAGCTACTAAATGAAATTTTCATTCtctaaagcaaataaaacctcAGTTCAAGCATTCGAGAAATTTCTACTTTGACATTGTCtgagaaattaataattttttacaCATCAATCAACATTCCTTCACAAAATTCTATGGATCACATCCAATTTTTAAGCCTGCCCACAAAACAAAGATGTTAGGAATTTTTTTACAGTGACTCAAGAAGCGTTAGTTTCATTAGTAGcctatttcctcttctgaatGCATTGCATGTGGTTCCCTGCTGCAACTCTCCATGCTTTGATAGCCCTGTACAATGCTGCTTGAACTCCATGCCACAAGGCAACACTGTAAAGAAGCTGAAAGCAAAGAGAATACAGAAAGAGAATCATTCTGACTGAAAGAGTCAAACTGCCAAAAAAAGTCTGCAGCCACTTTTAATGATGAAGGGAGGTTGTGAGTGGCATTTGTTAGGAGCATACTCTAAGATTGGTGCTGTTCAACATATTTTGAAAGTGCTCTAGAGAGAAATATTAGCAGCAAACAAAATTTTTTGGCATACAGGGTTATTCAGGAGAGTCACAATAAAAAATGAACAACATAGGAATGCTGAAGAGACACCCAGTGACTGAGGAATAAAACGGTGGATGAAggttatatttaaaaaatgaagtgatACAAACTGCACCAGGAAGAGACAGAGACTTCAGTATTCAGATACAATTATATGCTCCAAATTCACCATCACCACCACTCAAGAAAGACTGGAGGGACTTTGGAGGGTTTGTTAAAAACTATGAGCCCTATGCTCacaaaaacaaaatgttaagaACTGTTAGTAAATTAACTCAGAACACAAAATTAGCCAATATGTCATCACAAATTCATTGTGCAACCATACCCTGAATACTGCATGAATATCTGATCAATCAATCTCAAAATCAGAAGCacaaagagattaaaaagacaagaagaaaccatggaaaagaaacacagagtgTCTTCCATAGGAGAAGAGACAAAGTATTAGAATTTTCTGTCTTGGAAAGACATGCTAAAcatttaacaaaaacaaaacccaccaatAGCATTAGTAATGCACTCTCTGCTATTTCTCATAAAGCAAAATGCTAGATAGGACCTAATAAAGTAATTAGATGGCAGTTTGGTgagtttcttggttttgttttgttgtgattTCTTTTGGCTCTCTGAAAGTGTtgttgattaaaaaataaaaaaaggactTTCTTCTAACCACAGAATGCTGTGGAGCTagaaacatatatatatttatatatatataaaatattagaTAAATTCACTGAGAACAGATAAAAGCAATTAGTTATCACATAATAGTAAAAGGTGCAATTTGCAGCTCGAAACAAGTGCCTAATTGTTTGGATcggctttggtttggtttgattttggtggggttttttccctctcctcttttttaaCTGCTGGAAATTGGAAACATCCATAGTTatcatacttaaaaaaaaaagaatgtaacaAGCATCTAACAGCAGTTTGAGGCAGGATAAtgaactgtatttttcttctttttgattCAATACAATGGATCTTATACCTATCAAAACATTTAACACAACACAATACAAACCCATCATGCTATGGAAACAAGCCAAGAAAAATactattaataaaataaactgtCATGGTATAGTAAGATTTGTTAATAACTACAAGGTAACTGAAAGTATTAATTTGGATTACAAAGGCATTAATAGATATGCATTACAGCTCAAGAGCAACTGAACAGCCCTATGCATCAATGGCTGAAGGAGACCTTAACAGTtaacttttctcccctctcccctgcctcTGAAGCTCAAAGTACCTTAGGCTTTGCATCAAAGCATATATGTAACACAAATCACAAGAATCAGGACATCACATTAAATAGACACATATTTACCAAGGCCAGTTACACGCCTGCCACACCAGCAATTTGCATTTTTGTATTCTGATAATCTTACTATATTGTTTCTAAAGATTTTAAGCTCATAGTAAATGTGTTATCTTACCTCGTTCAGTGCACACATGCGAGCAATAGAACCTATGTTGTTGGTGATGGTGACCAAAGTAGCTCTGGCCAAGTCCTCTTTACTGATGgaatctctcttttctttacTCATCATATGACCAAAGCTGTGTgaggaagatttttctttttaatgagagATATTTAGGAGTACTAAATGTCCTTAGAATTTCTATCATTTAATAACCTTTGCTTGGATTTGACACTCAttgagaaaaatctgaaacGTGAAAAGGGATGTCATTGGAAAGGCAGGATAATGAACTAGTACACTTCTAAAAAAACTGTAACTGAAATGGAACCAAACCACATCAAGCATTACTTATACCCATTTGAAAATAAGAGCAAGAATGAGATATCTAAGGATAAACCACATAACACATTCAGTGACACTTCCATGTGGACACAGCATATAGTCTAGGGATTATACCCTCAGTTTCAGCACGTACAGTAACTTTCCCAAGGAACCTCTTAAAAACAGCTCAATTAACATGTACCTTGAGGCTACAGCAGACCCCTGAAGGCCAAATCTCTCATAGTCTCCTCCATAAATATCTTTCACCAGCTTATCCACATTGGTGCTGTCTCCTTTCGCAGCCATTTCTAGTGCTTCTTCAAATGTCTCACAGCCAGTCAGCAGGCAGCAAAGACCCAGGAACGTTCCTCCTCCAAGACTAGAAAAGCACAGTTCCTTCAGATCAGCAGCTTGAACCAGCTTTTACCACAGCCCTTCACACTCCCATTTGCAACATGGTCTACATAGCTACCAAGTATAGCATCTTGCAACTCCTCCCTCAGAGAAGTGAAGATAGACCCTAAATAGTTTCTATTTAACAACAAATGGCATCCAGTGTGGTTTTAACTGAACTACTCTCAAGTCCTTAATATTTAAACAGGAGAAATGATACTAAATAAAGGGTTAGCTGAGAATAATGTCCAATCTAACATCGCAGATGTCACTTTGCTATTTGTACCACTCCAGCAAGTTTTCCTCCTGTGAGAAGAATTAGTCAGCAGATCTCTTaagtcagtgatgaaagaatAAACAGAGATCAAAGCTAAGTATTTATGCAGGGGCAGACAGTAAAGAAAGATCTTGTCCCCTTAGCCAGTGGGTAGAAGTAGTCTGGTTGGCTCCTGTTCACATCAGTCCCAAAAATCTCAGCCCTTGAAAGAATTCTGAGCATGCAGCAGTCACTTTAATGACTTGCACGGGCTCAAGTACAATATTTACTGACTACATGAATTTAGCAGGGAGTATTTGACTGTGTAAAACAGATTGCTAACTCATTTCATTAAAATTCTACTTTGGACTCTTCAGTCTTAACAGTCAGCAACTTCAGCTTACTAACCTCTATATCTTTCCTCATTCTTTCTTAACCCTTGAGAAAGTTAGCTTATTTGTAGTGATTGCAGTCACACCAACTGGAGCCACTGTAAACAAGAGGATCAGTGAGACACCATGCTTGCACTTTACAAAAAACGCAGAggaggtcatataggaacaccATTTAGTCAGTGCTGTTGATAATTAGGCAAGTTTTTCAGAACACATATAGCAGTACTGTAATACATTCAGTATCTGAACAGTAGGAAGTTCTGCGCACCAGTCTCAAGACAGTATTGATTTTACCATCTGCAAGTTGGCAGCAATCCACTACACTCATGTTTTCCagccagtggcacaggctgcccagaagggttgtggagtctccttccttggagggcttcaagacccgcctggacatgttcctatgagacctgatctagatgaacctgcttctgcaggggggttggactagatgatctctaaaggtcccttccaacccctaccattctatgattctatgacatttttcctttcatagtGGAAAGGCTCAGAAGCACATCTACAGTGTATCTACCCTATCAAAAGGGCTATGCTTGAAAAACTACCAGATTTGCAAGAAAACCAATATCTCTTCCATTCAACATGTGTTCATCTGTATTGTATACAGAAAAAAGGGCTCATAACTACCACTGGGGCAAAGATATGCAACAAAGATAAGGCAACAGAAGACACGTGTGCAGTCATATGCAGtatgtaggaaaaaaattactaataATGTACAATGCACTGAAGAACAGACTGcatctttgaaacagaaatgcaaatgcaaaaaacttcttcagctgttgctttggaaggatttttttttttcaggtttatgGTTTggtgatttattttgttttaaagattaCAAGATTACTCAAAATAAAGTGTATAAATTTAGTTTGTATGCATGAAGTGAGGAACGTTTATTGGTATTATTTACTACTAGTCTAGATGGATACATTTGTAACTAAGGTGGTTTCCTGAAAGTAAGCACTCTTGCCACATTATAGAGTAAAATATGCCTCAGActgttttttttgccttgagAACAAAATTCTGTATCCATACTACTGAACTCCTGAATTCCTAAACAGAGAAGTCACATCTAAATCTCTTATTGAACACGGGCCAGAGGCCATTACCAACTCAGTTGCACCCTACAAATCATTTCAGTCAGTGCTAGTTGAATCAGACTGAAAACGTATTGAGGACAGAGTACAGACAATCATATTCTAGTCTTTACAGGCCGGTATTCCCTAATTTACCAGCATAGTCCAAAGACTAGGGCAATCCATAAGGAAACAAGAGATCTAGTGAGACTCCTCTGCCAAAATCCAGAGGTAGTAGGTAATTCTATAAAGTTTCCCTACATCCTAGATCCATCTTAACTACTAACCAAGAGGTTTTTGTTCAGACcaagcatttttatttcactgctcTGGCTGTTCCAAGGGATTAAAGCAGGGGAGAGAGGATTACTTCTACTGGGATAGTTTTATTTTGGCAATTCAGAGCAAGAGATAGGAAGCAGGTGAGAACACCAAGAAGAGACTAGGGCAGCTCTAAAGCTGAATGGAGCAATAACTTCTTTGCTGTAGACTTCCCTCTCTGAAAGAATCCTAGGGTGCTTCCCACCTTACTACTGgtaagcttttaaaagaaacaggaagataTACACAATTTATGGCTACACCTACCAGCCACACTGTCTGGTTCATTTTGCTCAATTATTAAGGAGAAAAACCCCAGAATTAAAAGAACATAGAATTAAACATACCTGGATCCTGTGACCCTCTTATAGTTGTCCTTGGAATACACAGCTAGGATGCTGACCCCAGAGCCTATGTTAACCAGCAGCATAGGATATGGATTATCAAGGCAGTAGGGCTTTTTCTGGCACTGTTCAGGATCTGTAGGATTTTCAAAATAATAGCACTCTGGTTGGCCATTGAAACCAACAGAATCAACATAAAGGAGACCCTGGATCAAACAGTCCAATTCATCCAGTTTATGGAGTTGTAGATCAGcaatctggaaaagaaaaacaagaaagtaaTAAACAAACATTTCCTAGTATAACACAACATTAAGAAGGGCAAAAGGCTCTGCTGAAACACTTCCATCACTTTAATAGTAACACATTACGTTATTTACACAGTACAAAGACCTGTTTTAAGTATAAAGTCCAAAATAAAAAGTTTACTATCTGCCCAACAACAGCTACCTCCAAAAACAATGACATGTTCCACAGCAATGTCGTTTagtttctttccctttgagACATTCCCTGCTCTGCAAAGGGGAAATGTCCCCCTCACTCCATCCCTAGAGAAGCTGTGTTCTGCAAATTTTGGACAGTTATCTGACACATACTTGCACAGCAGCATTCCTCAGGATGCCTTAACTAACCATTCAACTATACTTCCCAGCAATTTGATACAATTTTCAATGGAAGTGTTAAGATCAACAAACTTCCATTAAAGAACAAGATAGTCAAAGTCTTATAAAGTGCGTGTACTTATGTCACCATGCATTAAATATGCAGTTGATTTTGCTTAAAAGACTTGCATTTTCTTTAGTATACAGCATCAGTAATCTGAGAGAGCTATTTCTTTAGGTTACAGTGAGAACTTACAACTGCCTCATGAAAAGCAGGGTATTCAAAATGTTTGGTGAAGAacgatatttaaaaaaaaaaaccctaacaagAATGTTTTCAGGCCCAAGCTTCCAGCAAAATGCTCACAAAAACTTAACTCTAACAAAAGGTATAAACATCCTTGTAAGAGCTTAAAAAGGACGTTCCCTATGAGATCTCACAGGTCACCCGTGAGCAGATTTAACACACGTCTACTTGTCATAGCATTCTGTTTACTAAATTAGAAATCACATCCCTTTCTCAAAATAGGGCAGTGACAATATGCAGAAAGTCTCCTTTCCAGAGGACACTGAGCTTAGACCTGTGTtagggagaggaaagggaaggaaaatactAAAGTTGCCCATCCAAACTCTGAGGTCATTTGCATTCTCAAATCTGCAAAGTAAGTCTTACCTAACATCAATTTCTACTAGAAAATGCAGGATGTTTTAATAAGAACTAACGGAGAAGATTTACGAGGCTACCTACCTCCTAGTTTTAATTCTGGAAGCTATATTAAGTCACTACAAGAGGAAAGACATTTCTGTGCAATAGGCATGGCCAATGGGTTACATTCTTTTGCGCTATTTAAATCTCTCCCCTTTAGGTTTTTTCCTCTAGTTGTACATAGCTCTGACATGCCTTAACTGAAAGCTATTCTACTCTTTGGGTCTGCCTTTGTTAAACTTCCTAGTCCACAAATCTTGGTATGACGGAATACCAATATGACCGAAAAACCCCAAGCCAGAATTCTTACAGACATTAATATACGATTATTCACAGGACAGAGACAAGTGGAGGTAATTTCTCcttgtttcagtattttctccTGTTATTTTTGCAactgcttcattttgttttcattgctaTGACATGGTTACACAAACTACAATTACAGAAACAGAACATAAAAAACTTGAACCACTTAGccacataaataaaaagaatacaCACAAATGGGGAGGAgtggttttttaaagaaacgttaagaaaaaaatcttaaggcAATTTTGCAAATAGCAAGAAATTGCTGAAATCCAAGATATTAGACCAAGAGGAAAAGCTCCAATCAAGAGATAATAATACAAGGCACTAATATAATAAATGCTTCGTGCACTGTCTCACAATTAACACTATATTAACACCAAGACATTAGAAGAtctatttattttgttaaaacCCAAGTAATGTTGCATATAGCTTGTCCAAATAAGTAAAGACTCTATACTAACCATGATCTTTCTCTAGGTGCTTTCTCTGACTGCTGTACAGTCTCAGTTTCCTCATCTTACTCTGTAATCTAGATGTAGCGTGACTAAACACAATCTAACACAGATAAAGCATGCAGAAATAAGCATGCTATGAACCAGAAGCCTGCTATACACCTACCAGATTTATGACCCCTATCTTCAAAACCTCTGTCTTCCTATAAGCCACATATCCAACCACAAGCTGCTTTTGTCTCATCCATATTACACCTGTTACAAAGAGATGTTGCAAGATACAAGCAAGCAATATAAATCTAACAGTAAAACACTTCTGGCATCAGTGCACACGCAGACAAATCCTTGTTTCTACAAACTGCAGTCAGCCCACCAATTTTgtaagaacagaacaaaaaaactAATCAAAGAGTCTTTTTCAAGCATTAAGCATACAAATTTTATTAGGTCCAGCTCTTCACATATAAAAGATGTAGTAGAATTTGCTctgcttttaatatttctgtgcTATAGTTAACGGTTGATATACTGTAAGCAGAAAAGCCCTATTACTGCTTTCTTTCATGTATGATATTAATAGCAGactgaaaaactattttcctgtgttGTCACAGTAGGTTTTCGTTTTTGGAAGGAGCAAGATTGGCATCAGTATTCCATGTCAATTTGTCTTCATTCCGAGAACAGCAAGCTCTGCAGCCACCAACCGTCTGAGGTTCCAAACAGCTCACTGAGCCATGACTGTTCGTGCTTCTAAACACTAATTAGGGCACAGTTGGAAGAAACATAGTAACCCAGTCTTGCACAAGAAGCAGTGCTAGAGCCAGGGTCCCAATTCCCACACCCTTTCCCAGCGCAGAGAATTgccttttcttgtttgtttctctgCTCACAAGGACTCAAGCAGAAAAACCACATCACAAAACAGATGTGGCTGTAAAAATAACTGAAGTGTAATCAGGCAAACTTTTTTCTCTGGTGCATCACCTGACCTACTCCCTATTACTCGTCCTCACCTTTCAGATGTTCAAACCACTTCTTGCTGGAATCAAAGTTTACCTGCAAAAATGCAGACCAAAAGCAGGAGTTGTGCATATAAGCACATTTTAATTGGATGTTTTTCCCACAACTTTTTACAAAATGCATTTGCAGATATTTTCCAGCCCTTTCCAATCCCTAATGTAAGGACAGACCGCATAATGGTCAAATTATCCTGCTGTGCTCTCCTGTAAATATATTTAGCAGAGTGCCTCTCTAGAAAAGTTTTATGTCAGAAAGTTGTGCTCTGAGGGGAAGAACTACAGAACAAAGTAGTATACAGGACCCTGGAGGGAAGATTTAGGATGGTTACAGGGAAATCAtatgcacatttttaaaagaacaactTTTCTGCACTACAATAAGACTGTGGAAATCCCTCTTTATTTTAGACTGTTTTTTCAAATACCAAGGGAGAGAACAAAACATTCTGGACTTCAAAAAACTCTTCATGACCATCAAAAAGAATGACTCAGGACTTGAATCATATTTACATGCAGCTGCAACACAGCAAGTAGTGAACACTTCCTCATGATAGTTCACACCTTAACTACAAAATCTTAAAACCCATCTGATTTCAAGGACACACAAAAGGTCTGTTGTTACTGTGTGCAGATGCTTTTCTAAGGAGAATAAAAATCCACCTCTCTTTGTACACTTGCAAGATGTGCTGGAAAATGGGACTGTGTGTTCAAATTTAAggtttggtttgtggtttttgttttaaaataatatgcATCATGTCAAACACTTTTTAGCTGTATTCAAGTACCAGAAAGTATACAAAAAAAAACTCGGTAGgaacttgctgctgctgtgaagtATGGAAGCACAGAAGTCAAAGACTTGGgtcatgtttgtttctttctagaTGAGTAAATATTTCCACCTCAGCAAGGAAAATATGAAACAGCACAGTAGGGTTGAAGCCTAATGGATTAACATTGATGTACAGACACCTTTTCAATGAAGCTCTTTCATGAGTTCACACAGTTCGAATTTTCACAGTTACTGACTTTTGGGGAGCAGAGATGCAGTTATGAGTTCACCTGCCTCTTGGACTTGTAATCAGAAATAtgattttctgtaagaaattgTTAGAAACATAATGGCTTTCAAGTTTTTAGTTATCAACTacaacagtttcatttactATATATCACTCTCTT containing:
- the PANK1 gene encoding pantothenate kinase 1 isoform X3 yields the protein MDIGGTLVKLVYFEPKDITAEEEQEEVENLKSIRKYLTSNTAYGKTGIRDVHLELKNLTMCGRKGNLHFIRFPSCAMHRFIQMGSEKNFSSLHTTLCATGGGAYKFEEDFRMIADLQLHKLDELDCLIQGLLYVDSVGFNGQPECYYFENPTDPEQCQKKPYCLDNPYPMLLVNIGSGVSILAVYSKDNYKRVTGSSLGGGTFLGLCCLLTGCETFEEALEMAAKGDSTNVDKLVKDIYGGDYERFGLQGSAVASSFGHMMSKEKRDSISKEDLARATLVTITNNIGSIARMCALNENIDKVVFVGNFLRINMISMKVLAYAMDYWSKGQLKALFLEHEGYFGAVGALLELLKMTDDQ